TAATGGTTCTTTAATGATTGCAGCTACTCATTTGATCCAATTTTAGAAAGCGTACAATCAATTTCTATTTCCTTACTAAGAAAAATATAGGcgattaagtatataattaattacacatcTAGTACTGAACAAGAACATTGACCGAAATGTTAAACAGAGTTTTGGGATAGTACCTCTAGTAGATGCACAATATCCTATCACTGATAATGATTCAGATACAGTTTGTGGTACTCAGGAACTATGTATCGGCtatcaatataaatgtatttttatcaaGATATCGATTGCATTCATGTTGTATGACCATATTGTCAAGTAGAATGTATCGTTGGATTCATtggttatataatatgaaaaacattaatatttaccaCTAAAATCAGCGTCGTCCATGGAGTTTTGACTGTGCAGCGAATATCTATTCGTTGTTTTCGTAGATGGCGACCCTTGTGTGGAACCTGCCACCACTCCCAAGCTTCTGTAACCCTCATCGGAAACTTCCGATCCATTATCTGAAGCGCTCTCGGCAGCTGGTGCTGGAGATACTGGTCTTGGGCTCTTATTCCTGACAGCATGAGGGGTCGGCACCAAGTGGTTTGACGGAACAATTTTAGTCCTGCGGTCTGGGGATGACGAATGTCTGCTAGGGCTATTATTTCTTGTCGTGAGATGCTTCCTACTTGGAGATAATGCTCTATCCATATCTCCTAAATATGGAAGGCTTGTTGGAGCATCTAATTTGTTGTTAGATAGATACTGTCCAGATTTTGGTTCATCATTGTACACTTTAGCTGAATATGGTAAAGACATTGGCTCGTAGTTCTTAGTTTCTTTGTAGTCTTTATATGGGAGCGAGGTAGGTCCAGGGTCTGGTCGTTCGTATGTGACGGTGGCTCCAGCGAGGTCGTGTTTCGGGCGAGCTAAGCGGGCAGAGAGGGATGTCCGATGTTGTGCCTTGCAGCGACAGGGATCATGTTTGTCCAGATAATGTGCCAGGGTGTCCCAGCCGCCTCCAACGCGTACCATTACGTGAGACCGGAgaatctgtaaaaataaattcaaattaataacgaatatataaaaacttatagaTACAAATGTTGGATCATTTTGGTAGATTATTATGACAAGATCaggtttttgaaataaatttatttagaatacaATATTTCCTGCCAACGTCTACAAGCAAAAGTATCTGTAGCCTACCAATGTAGAGACCAGAAGCTAAATAACAACATTTGAGATGGAAAATGTTGTCAataaccaatgatatcgcgtgaCTATGATCTATCTCAATGTatggttttttttatctttattctttCCTTATTGGAGAAGTCCATACGTACTATCATATGGTCCATTTCATTTACATCTCTGGTCTTAATCTAGCAATAATAACTGTTAGATTAAAACCTACTGCACTTATTTAAATGAGATTGCAATAAAGAAATCAGTTCAACTTCTTCTAATGGAATCTTCAAATATGATAACGATTTGTTTCATtgcgtaaaatattaaaatcgtcTCTCTCAAATGCATGTTCTAATGGCTGTTACATAAATGCTCTGAACTATTTTAGAAGTCTATAAAAGCGAACGTTACACCATTAAGGCATCGATGATTCATACGTCCGTTCGATTCCTTCTTTGGTCAAATCAAATCGGTTGATATTGTACAAAACGTTTGGAGCATGACCTTTACTTACGGCCAGTTTCAAATGAGCCGCAACTGTTTTGGGTATACGTGATTTTAGTTCATTTGGAAGTTAATCTCATTGAAACTTTCCAAATCTACTTCAATAGTTACGTAGCTTGtttacatacaattaattatttaaacacacATTCCAAAAATGGCATAtcacatatatattaactagctgtgcccgcgaccttgtacgcctatgaacataacaaaaaaatatattattgtaacctaagttacgctctataatatcaattatctgctagtgaaagtcccgtaaaAATCGATgaagctgttccagagattagttggaacaaacatacagatagacaaacagaacgacactaaaataaaaaaaatttatatggaGGTTTTGCTAAGTTAGGatgtaaagaaaatttataaaccaGTGTTGTCGATTGTGCTTGTAACGTAGGAAATGTATCATATAATACATGTTTGTTTGATATTTGCAACATCAGGTACCATCCGATTAAATGCCGGAGCTGGGAGTCAGAGAGTAGACCCTTTAATTTACAGTATAGTACAGGTTGGTGAACGAGTAAATGCCACTGGTGGTAAATGATCACCACTGCCCGTAAATAATGGAGCTGTAAGatgtattaaacattccttacatcgccaatgcgccgcgaatattggaactaagatgttatttctttCGTGTCTGTAGTTAAACCGGAATTCAACAACACTGATTAccgctgtttggcggtagaatatctgatgagtgagtggtacatTCCCAGACTCGCTTTCAAAAAACCCTACCAAAAAATGAATAACAAAGCCCTTCTAACTCTTTTGATTTGTCAAGTCTAtgtaatataattcatttatattaaaaaaatatcagctTATGACCCAGATGAATAGGTATTTAGACATTGATGTTGAATTTCCTTACGACATTTCCATCACTGCCTAGCAAAAGGtaaaatacaaacacaaataaacacCAAAACTCGGTgttgcttgcttgggtttgaaccaagAATCTTCGGTTAATATTAAGATACTTGAACTATGCATGGACCAGTGGTTTGAGTTCAGTTCAAAGAGATTCATAAGATCGAACGAGATTAGAGATATGTATGCAAGTAAAATATTGCAACTATCATTCCATTTCAAAGTAATACGTGAATGGAATTAGAAAATTTGTCTATTTTTAGACTGTTCAATTTATATTGGTCCGGTCCACCAATTTAAAGCAAACTCATACTACTCGCATATTGTTCAGAGTTACAGTTCAAGATAAATTAGTTCTACGTTTTGGACTGTCAATCAGTCCATATTAAGGGACGCAAGGTTCAAAACGAGGTcgataaacaatttataacagAATAagattatatactttaaatatattgtaataaggCACAAAGTCGTATTAAACTGATTAATCTATTTGCAAAcgaaatttttgtatatattagatACTTTAGTAATTTTCTCACGATGTAAAACATTTGCAAACCACTTTTTTCCTTATACATTATACCTAATATGGcacatttgctttttttttctaacaaaaaaatatataaattttgttgaaaGTCCCATTacgatataatttacattacaataaaagCAAATCCTTTTCGAAAACTAAGATCAGCATTTCGAACGAAACAGTTATGCCTTATTTAGTCTACAATACCTTATTGAAGTCTTAAAACTAAGCAAACGGGTATCgaatatcattaataatcatTACAACTGCTTgcattatgtttaatatatcaataataatgaaaatcgATTAAGAACCATAACACACTGCAGATTTGAGTGCGATTGTTACATTGCGTTTTTGATACGCGACAGGTCACAGCGCCAAGTATGtacgtaaaagtaaaaaaattaaagtaacagtctgtaaatttggTTGTCTGTCacggccgagcacgagatgaataataaacacaaattcagaacataattatagtggtgcttgcctgggtttgaacccgaaatcatcggttaagatgtgttctaaccactgcgccatctcagctcatagtaTGTACGTAAACGTATACAAAATTAAGTCGCGCAACTTGCCGCGTTTATTGGTTAAATATACAGAAGATTTACTGCAACgacaattttataacaaatacatacacCTTTCAACTAATATGATCAAAAATGTCAtcgattaatataaaaaatactatatatcaaCATTCAAATGGGGGCTtttttgtgccaaaaaggcatcgattatttcgccaatatcACGTGCAAAACCAACATACCATATACAAAATATCCTTCGAACAATCAGAATTCTCCCTCCATATTTTGAcatacgaaaataaaatataatgtagccATAACTTCTTAGTCAGGGACAAaactttatatgaaaataagtgTTTGATAATCGTGCGAGatcaataaacattatttatcctATCAATTAGGTATTATTGTTCTGTTCACTTAGCATCTAGAATCTAGAATAACTCGTTGAGTAAATAAACTCAATCAATGTCAGTTTGTCTTCCTGTTTAACTTTATATGTAATGTGGTATGAAACTTGTGTTATTTAtgttaacttataaataactttttaaattttaagtttcaaaaactttacaatttaacttaaataCTCTTTAACGAGTATCgaaagatttaaaaatttcattagtattttgtttaataaaactaatgttaaaaaatataggttCATGAACTTACTCTGACGAAGATCAGCATTCTAGTGTCTCCAATCCTGTATTTTCCCTCCGAAACCCGTACCATCGGAAATTGGGTGGGGCACGAGCATCTCTCTACCAAATCTCTGACGCGCTCGTCCAAACTTCTTAAGTCATTCGTGACCAATTGGGGCTGAGGTGCTGACGGCACTAAGCCCAGCGCTGAATCATCTGGTCTCAACTCTTCACCGGCTAATTCCCTCTCAATCTGCTTCTCCATTTGAACGAGCAGTGGAGCGGGCATTCCAAGAACTGCTCCCTTTCTAGCGACTTCTAGAAGACACAAGACAACGTGCTTCTCGTTCTTCCGAAGACATAAATCGTCTGTTTCAAATAAGAGACATTCCAGGATGTCCAATGCTTTGCGGCACCAGTCGATGAAGTTGGATAAATTGTCTCTGGCGAAGAAGGTGCCAGCTTTAGCAGCAGGGAGCATGTTCACCGGTGGTCGGGTACGCAGTGCTTTCGCGAGAATCAGAGCATCTTCTGATTCTGGA
The Vanessa cardui chromosome 10, ilVanCard2.1, whole genome shotgun sequence genome window above contains:
- the LOC124532692 gene encoding GAS2-like protein pickled eggs, which encodes MASAGAVLLEARPFRPFKSSEEYLYAMKEDLAEWLTVLYPELRINADNFLDRLDTGVALCRHANAVRESARLILDSPVPESEDALILAKALRTRPPVNMLPAAKAGTFFARDNLSNFIDWCRKALDILECLLFETDDLCLRKNEKHVVLCLLEVARKGAVLGMPAPLLVQMEKQIERELAGEELRPDDSALGLVPSAPQPQLVTNDLRSLDERVRDLVERCSCPTQFPMVRVSEGKYRIGDTRMLIFVRILRSHVMVRVGGGWDTLAHYLDKHDPCRCKAQHRTSLSARLARPKHDLAGATVTYERPDPGPTSLPYKDYKETKNYEPMSLPYSAKVYNDEPKSGQYLSNNKLDAPTSLPYLGDMDRALSPSRKHLTTRNNSPSRHSSSPDRRTKIVPSNHLVPTPHAVRNKSPRPVSPAPAAESASDNGSEVSDEGYRSLGVVAGSTQGSPSTKTTNRYSLHSQNSMDDADFSERLDHDDGCHVDKSDRVDDYVSLNTGLRKTDFSDTFYGGRKNSSEDKSNRTSPECIIVHENNDSPSKSLRPTRDASQSPVKTIRSRQASRIPHSPVRNRTPSRGNTPSPKHTPNLQSSPKLAPKLPPTARNTWGGRTAPNQTKTKSRPTIGADTFENPNKSPKVKPKVQNEAFKRNSPLRASSATLRSPTHQKALSPLLEQILRSTETAKDDATVLEKMKEIIRTYSKGEDSLSRTSSKDSDYADFTSAWVMSDGKLERSTSTRQLAAPRKDPRNGASRIPAPVSIGCRRSTSTSQFQ